From a single Sander vitreus isolate 19-12246 chromosome 4, sanVit1, whole genome shotgun sequence genomic region:
- the LOC144516637 gene encoding intermediate filament protein ON3-like, which translates to MSVRALKTTTFSTVSSSRGPSQGYSSRSFSGYGDRGVGSGRQSYAVRSSYGGVGSSGAAVGAGGFKVAGGYIVGGSGQRGGGVECGYLGFGGGMGGGMANEGMAPITAVTVNKSLLAPLNLEIDPNIQVVRTQEKDQIKTLNNRFASFIDKVRFLEQQNKMLETKWKLVQEQTTSCSNIDAMFEAYIANLRKQLNTLGHEKAKLESDLHHMTGLVEDFKNKYEDEINKRNECENTFVLIKKDTDAAYIIKVELEAKLDGLSDEIEFLRQIYDTEIQELQSQIKDTSVVVEMDNSRNLDMDAIVAEVRAQYEDIANRSRAEAESWYQTKYEEMQQSAGRYGDDLKSTKAEIADMNRRIMRLQSEIDMVKAQRTNLEGQITEVEERGELAVKDAKLRIRELEEALQRAKQDMTLQVRQYQELMNVKLALDIEIATYRKLLEGEEYRLATGIKTSISKHTSVNYNAYGLESSRTPSYVSCSFGGDKASSGSVTVLEGATVKSATVTKTETVVIKTEEKKEEQEEQQQQQTATEEPAAEEKEEQEQAEAEVVAEE; encoded by the exons ATGTCTGTCAGAGCTTTGAAGACCACCACCTTCTCCACTGTGTCCTCCTCCAGGGGCCCATCCCAGGGCTACAGCAGCCGCTCCTTCTCGGGCTACGGCGACCGTGGTGTGGGTAGTGGCAGGCAGAGCTACGCTGTGCGCAGCTCATATGGGGGAGTGGGCAGCAGTGGGGCCGCTGTGGGCGCTGGGGGGTTTAAAGTGGCCGGTGGCTATATTGTTGGGGGGTCTGGACAAAGAGGAGGTGGAGTAGAGTGTGGCTATCTGGGCTTTGGTGGAGGTATGGGAGGTGGCATGGCCAATGAAGGGATGGCCCCCATCACAGCGGTGACCGTGAACAAGAGCCTACTGGCCCCACTGAACCTGGAGATTGACCCCAACATCCAGGTGGTCCGCACCCAGGAGAAAGATCAGATCAAGACCCTCAACAACCGCTTTGCTTCCTTCATTGACAAG GTACGCTTCCTTGAACAGCAGAACAAAATGCTTGAGACCAAGTGGAAACTTGTGCAGGAACAGACTACGTCTTGCTCCAACATCGATGCCATGTTCGAAGCCTACATTGCCAACTTGCGTAAGCAGCTAAACACCTTGGGTCACGAAAAAGCCAAACTTGAGTCCGACCTGCATCACATGACGGGCCTGGTTGAGGACTTCAAAAACAA gTATGAGGATGAGATCAACAAGCGCAATGAGTGTGAGAACACTTTTGTCCTCATAAAGAAG GACACTGACGCAGCCTACATAATCAAAGTGGAGCTGGAAGCCAAACTGGATGGGCTCTCTGATGAGATTGAGTTCCTAAGGCAGATCTATGATACA GAAATCCAAGAGCTACAGAGCCAGATCAAGGACACCTCTGTTGTGGTGGAGATGGACAACAGCCGTAATCTGGACATGGACGCCATTGTCGCTGAAGTGCGTGCCCAATATGAAGACATTGCCAACCGGAGCAGAGCCGAGGCTGAGTCATGGTACCAGACTAAG TACGAAGAGATGCAGCAGTCAGCAGGTAGATATGGTGACGACCTGAAGTCAACCAAGGCTGAGATCGCTGACATGAACCGCAGGATAATGAGGCTCCAGTCTGAAATTGACATGGTGAAAGCACAG CGAACCAATTTGGAAGGTCAAATCACAGAGGTTGAGGAGCGTGGTGAGCTGGCAGTGAAGGACGCTAAACTTCGTATCAGAGAGCTGGAGGAAGCGCTCCAGAGAGCCAAGCAGGATATGACCCTTCAAGTCCGCCAGTACCAAGAACTGATGAATGTGAAGCTTGCTCTGGACATTGAGATCGCTACCTACAGGAAGCTGCTGGAAGGAGAGGAGTACAG GTTAGCAACTGGAATCAAGACCAGTATATCCAAGCACACTT CTGTAAACTACAATGCCTACGGCCTGGAGAGCTCCCGAACCCCGTCCTACGTCAGCTGCTCCTTCGGCGGAGACAAGGCCAGCAGTGGTTCTGTCACTGTCCTCGAGGGAGCAACAGTGAAGAGCGCCACAGTCACCAAGACAGAAACAGTGGTGATCAAgacggaggagaagaaggaggagcaggaggagcagcagcagcagcagacagcaaCTGAGGAGCCAGCTgctgaagagaaggaggagcagGAGCAGGCGGAGGCAGAAGTTGTGGCTGAGGAGTGA